A window of the Streptomyces griseochromogenes genome harbors these coding sequences:
- a CDS encoding MFS transporter: MPALWPRRARPVSSPAARRIIRLNNGFQLLFNLLWWMPVFYAYQRDAGLSDSQIFGIQSIYYIAFCLFEIPTGVVADRIGALNCLRAGAVVMTAANMAPVLAPSYTGFLVHFLAIAAGRSLTSGAASAYLYDGLRAEGADAHYLRAEGTARSLGLAAKVICWPLVGPLMALAPQTPYVLSAASAAGSLGCALALPRLAPRGGSTGPGGPGRRDGTLLRDTGAALRALRTSPWLPLLMLQGVAVFTLSRICQVNLFQPVLLEHGIGESTHGTVLAAMTVAEAVASARPQWLSRRVSPAVWVSVLSVALAAALAGTVLGGPWLVVGLLCAFAAITGFVYPVQRKLVNDAIPANAPRATLLSVESIVDRGVCALAAVAAGAYLAAGRLDALLWQSAAVTCVLIPVLHLALHRLGLRRADEARPAQADQPVALPVDEGVAPHP; the protein is encoded by the coding sequence ATGCCCGCCCTGTGGCCCCGGCGTGCGCGGCCGGTCTCCTCCCCGGCCGCCCGGCGCATCATCCGTCTCAACAACGGGTTCCAGCTGCTGTTCAACCTGCTGTGGTGGATGCCCGTCTTCTACGCCTACCAGCGCGACGCAGGTCTGTCCGACAGCCAGATCTTCGGCATCCAGAGCATCTACTACATAGCGTTCTGTCTGTTCGAGATACCGACGGGTGTCGTCGCCGACCGCATCGGCGCCCTCAACTGCCTGCGCGCGGGCGCGGTCGTCATGACGGCGGCGAACATGGCGCCGGTGCTGGCCCCCTCGTACACGGGCTTCCTCGTGCACTTCCTCGCCATAGCGGCCGGACGCTCACTCACGTCGGGCGCGGCGAGCGCCTACCTCTACGACGGTCTGCGCGCCGAAGGGGCCGATGCCCACTATCTGAGGGCCGAGGGCACCGCTCGGTCCCTCGGCCTGGCCGCCAAGGTGATCTGCTGGCCGCTCGTCGGCCCGCTGATGGCGCTCGCTCCGCAGACCCCGTACGTGCTCAGCGCGGCGAGCGCGGCCGGGTCCCTGGGCTGTGCGCTCGCGCTGCCGCGCCTCGCGCCGCGCGGTGGGAGCACCGGGCCGGGCGGGCCCGGGCGGCGCGACGGAACTCTCCTCCGTGACACCGGCGCCGCTCTCCGTGCCCTGCGCACATCGCCATGGCTGCCGCTGCTCATGCTGCAGGGCGTGGCGGTGTTCACGCTCTCGCGCATCTGCCAGGTCAACCTCTTCCAGCCGGTCCTCCTGGAACACGGGATCGGGGAGAGCACGCACGGCACGGTGCTCGCGGCCATGACGGTGGCCGAAGCGGTGGCCTCGGCCCGCCCTCAGTGGCTGAGTCGCCGGGTGTCGCCGGCCGTGTGGGTGTCCGTGCTGAGCGTGGCCCTCGCCGCGGCACTCGCGGGCACCGTACTCGGCGGGCCCTGGCTCGTGGTGGGACTGCTGTGCGCCTTCGCCGCGATCACCGGATTCGTCTATCCCGTGCAGCGCAAGCTGGTCAACGACGCCATCCCGGCGAACGCGCCGCGCGCCACGCTGCTGTCGGTGGAGAGCATCGTCGACCGCGGCGTGTGCGCGCTGGCCGCGGTCGCCGCCGGAGCGTACCTGGCGGCGGGCCGCCTCGACGCGCTGCTGTGGCAGAGCGCCGCGGTGACCTGCGTGCTGATACCGGTCCTGCATCTCGCCTTGCACCGGCTGGGTCTGAGGAGAGCGGACGAGGCGCGGCCGGCGCAAGCGGACCAGCCCGTGGCCCTGCCGGTCGACGAAGGCGTCGCGCCACACCCGTGA
- a CDS encoding PAS domain-containing protein, with translation MDEADLKTLLAPLPVSWWEADGGSELVESGGGAFADERTARRFLRALCADHGGPSRLSGDGPYQARFEGRMFDVNWPARGGGAPCGRSRGVAVEVGGVAAGTGPYASFADLSPAAVFVRDADGRYVWANHAYAHLYGTTRDTLIGRHLAEIDGPDDVARFLALDEEVLTGGHSVRHTLVYRRADGSRGHAAGYRFPVRWGRLRCVSGIYVDITDYTRALDQRRQAEADLRALRDHSGLACLRLSADGVVRDAGTAAAELLHVRLGDLVGSPADTLLARTPERTALHRIWDDLITGRRRSARTSAVLADGDLRRRAWIHLSAVHHATEPLPGVWAVITRLGLSHEARPPLTAAQVRILALLAAGHSNADIAATLHLSRQTVDYHLSRLRHLLGVATRPALVARAYVLGILSPHSWPPRSTTAAHPLSPA, from the coding sequence GTGGACGAGGCCGATCTCAAGACGCTGCTGGCGCCCCTCCCGGTGTCCTGGTGGGAAGCCGACGGCGGCTCGGAACTGGTCGAGAGCGGGGGCGGTGCCTTCGCCGACGAGCGCACCGCCCGCCGGTTCCTGCGGGCCCTGTGCGCCGATCACGGCGGTCCGTCGCGGTTATCCGGAGACGGTCCCTACCAGGCGCGGTTCGAGGGCCGCATGTTCGACGTCAACTGGCCGGCCCGTGGCGGTGGCGCGCCCTGCGGCCGCAGCAGAGGAGTCGCGGTCGAGGTGGGCGGCGTGGCAGCCGGGACGGGACCGTACGCGTCCTTCGCCGACCTGAGCCCGGCCGCGGTGTTCGTCCGCGACGCCGACGGCCGCTATGTCTGGGCGAACCACGCCTACGCCCATCTGTACGGAACCACGCGCGACACCTTGATCGGCCGGCACCTCGCGGAGATCGACGGACCCGATGACGTGGCGCGGTTCCTCGCCCTCGACGAGGAGGTCCTCACCGGCGGGCACTCCGTACGGCACACGCTCGTCTACCGGCGTGCGGACGGTTCCCGCGGGCACGCGGCCGGTTACCGCTTCCCCGTCCGCTGGGGCCGGCTGCGCTGCGTGTCGGGCATCTACGTCGACATCACCGACTACACCCGTGCGCTGGACCAGCGGCGTCAGGCCGAGGCGGATCTGCGCGCGCTGAGGGACCACAGTGGCCTCGCCTGCCTGCGCCTGTCCGCGGACGGTGTGGTCAGGGACGCGGGCACCGCCGCCGCCGAACTGCTGCACGTCCGCCTCGGCGACCTGGTCGGATCGCCCGCCGACACCCTGCTGGCCCGCACACCCGAACGGACGGCGCTGCACCGGATCTGGGACGACCTCATCACCGGCCGGCGCAGAAGCGCGCGCACCAGTGCCGTGCTCGCCGACGGTGACCTCCGGCGCCGAGCCTGGATCCACTTGAGCGCCGTGCACCACGCCACGGAACCGCTGCCCGGTGTCTGGGCGGTCATCACCCGGCTCGGCCTGAGCCACGAGGCGCGCCCACCGCTGACGGCCGCCCAGGTGCGGATACTCGCCCTGCTGGCCGCAGGGCACAGCAATGCGGACATCGCCGCAACCCTGCATCTCTCGCGGCAGACCGTCGACTACCACCTGAGCCGCCTGCGGCATCTCCTGGGGGTCGCGACCCGGCCGGCACTGGTCGCCCGCGCCTACGTGCTCGGCATCCTCTCTCCGCACTCCTGGCCGCCGCGCTCCACCACGGCGGCACATCCGCTCAGCCCTGCCTGA
- a CDS encoding NmrA/HSCARG family protein has protein sequence MTHEPILVLAATGGQGGAVTDALLVHGARIRALVRDPGRSAARQLADRGVEVVAGSLSDPGSLAAAMKGVAGVFAFTTPFEAGVEAEVEQGRAILAAAARERVPHLVFSSVAGADQDSGVPHFESKARIEAELAAGDVPYTILGPTYFFDNALGGAERILDGVLDLPLPPDRPLQQLARPDLGAFAAEVLLNPAPYVGQRIELAGDAPTPSQMAAALGAALGREVRHEYVPLTAIGNPDMHAMWSFLNGPGYRVDIRALHDAHPEIRWTGFADWARRTWATGD, from the coding sequence ATGACGCACGAGCCGATCCTGGTGCTTGCCGCGACGGGCGGGCAGGGCGGCGCCGTGACCGACGCGCTGCTCGTCCACGGGGCCCGGATCAGGGCGCTGGTCCGCGACCCGGGCCGCAGTGCCGCGCGGCAGCTGGCCGACCGGGGTGTCGAGGTGGTGGCGGGTTCCCTGAGCGATCCCGGGTCGCTCGCCGCGGCCATGAAAGGGGTTGCCGGGGTCTTCGCGTTCACCACGCCCTTCGAGGCCGGTGTCGAGGCGGAGGTGGAACAGGGACGGGCGATCCTCGCCGCCGCGGCGCGGGAACGCGTTCCGCATCTCGTGTTCAGCTCGGTCGCCGGGGCCGACCAGGACAGCGGGGTACCGCACTTCGAGAGCAAGGCGCGCATCGAGGCGGAACTGGCCGCGGGTGATGTGCCGTACACGATTCTGGGGCCGACCTACTTCTTCGACAACGCACTGGGCGGGGCGGAACGCATCCTCGACGGTGTTCTCGATCTACCGCTGCCGCCGGACCGGCCGTTGCAGCAGCTCGCCCGGCCGGACCTCGGCGCGTTCGCGGCGGAAGTACTGCTGAACCCGGCTCCGTACGTCGGGCAGCGCATCGAACTGGCCGGTGACGCACCGACTCCCTCGCAGATGGCGGCCGCGCTCGGCGCGGCGCTGGGACGGGAGGTCCGCCATGAGTACGTCCCCCTGACGGCCATCGGCAATCCGGACATGCACGCGATGTGGTCGTTTCTGAACGGCCCTGGCTATCGCGTCGACATCCGCGCACTTCACGATGCCCACCCGGAGATCCGCTGGACCGGCTTCGCCGACTGGGCGCGGCGCACCTGGGCCACCGGGGACTGA
- a CDS encoding PEP/pyruvate-binding domain-containing protein translates to MTLALDEDGATGAAGDRTVVGANLSLPLFRTLSGVLAGHPYLKIVVDRADSTWHLLDTQAHPFHVDYIATRVLGMTLAELDEGLDAFNASVYMDPERRFLLGVLSLHTEEDPDGTERPFLVLETTEADTMQGSLLEEFYRYVRERVDGRLPLLLKPANHGQENELASVGEADVPRILSHELFGDRTRTCLNPGEAEGRLRHFRTMAEYAAAAADLGWSDIVAMPRLPDDVPRVAGFVNTAPTTPLSHTNVLASGWGIPNAIVRDLDALVRHDGLDGAWVRYRVREDSVTLEPLPGPPALKKPAWHQQRIRIGTPLLHQAPVLPLDRLRRTDRDSYGTKAANLGELHHVLDSRTADLTVFYARRRPPRPHLLGHLSTRLGEGGASPERLRAAAAEHVARTVRAPEGVALPFHLHHLFLTSSPALQQGIGKLKMALELEAFDLVDPLCLTLQHLVRGTPMPDEVTRAVTAAVPDLLSDGRRMVVRSSSNAEDLPGFSAAGIYDSVTTVRGAERLMDAVRHVWASLLSPRSVRLRHQAGISLDDTYMGVIVQEYVPARLGGVLVTCNPTRREDFRNVYLNCTPGSPERVVDGTVLPQQYLYNTVEGGGRTVDIGSAGKDLPSETRSALARLAFTGRLLQSHFSEDDADDALDIEWLMADQGVFHLVQIRPYAR, encoded by the coding sequence ATGACCCTCGCCCTGGACGAGGACGGCGCGACCGGGGCCGCGGGCGACCGCACCGTCGTCGGCGCCAATCTGTCGCTGCCCCTGTTCCGGACGCTGTCCGGAGTGCTGGCCGGACACCCGTACCTGAAGATCGTGGTGGACCGCGCCGACAGCACCTGGCACCTGCTCGACACGCAGGCGCACCCCTTCCACGTCGACTACATCGCCACCCGCGTCCTCGGCATGACCCTGGCCGAACTCGACGAGGGCCTGGACGCGTTCAACGCGTCCGTCTACATGGACCCCGAACGCCGCTTCCTCCTCGGGGTGCTGTCCCTCCACACCGAGGAGGACCCGGACGGCACCGAGCGTCCCTTCCTGGTGCTGGAGACCACCGAGGCGGACACCATGCAGGGCTCCCTGCTGGAGGAGTTCTACCGCTATGTGCGCGAGCGGGTGGACGGACGTCTCCCGCTGCTGCTCAAGCCCGCCAACCACGGCCAGGAGAACGAACTGGCCTCGGTCGGCGAGGCGGACGTACCCCGCATCCTCAGCCACGAGCTGTTCGGCGACCGGACCCGCACCTGCCTCAACCCCGGAGAGGCCGAGGGCCGGCTGCGTCACTTCCGCACCATGGCCGAGTACGCGGCAGCCGCCGCGGATCTCGGCTGGTCGGACATCGTCGCGATGCCCCGCCTCCCCGACGACGTGCCCAGAGTCGCCGGATTCGTCAACACCGCGCCCACCACACCGCTTTCGCACACCAACGTGCTGGCCTCGGGCTGGGGCATCCCGAACGCGATCGTCCGCGACCTCGACGCCCTCGTGCGGCACGACGGCCTGGACGGCGCCTGGGTGCGCTACCGGGTCCGTGAGGACTCCGTCACGCTGGAGCCGCTGCCCGGACCGCCGGCTCTGAAGAAGCCGGCCTGGCACCAGCAGCGCATCCGCATAGGGACGCCGCTGCTGCACCAGGCCCCGGTTCTGCCGCTCGACCGGCTGCGGCGCACCGACCGCGACAGTTACGGCACCAAGGCCGCCAACCTCGGGGAACTGCACCACGTCCTGGACAGCCGCACCGCCGACCTGACGGTGTTCTACGCGCGCCGGCGCCCGCCGCGCCCCCATCTCCTCGGCCACCTGAGCACTCGCCTCGGCGAAGGGGGAGCCTCGCCGGAGCGACTGCGCGCCGCGGCTGCCGAACACGTGGCCCGGACCGTCCGCGCCCCCGAGGGCGTGGCGCTGCCGTTCCACCTCCACCACCTGTTCCTGACCTCTTCCCCCGCGCTCCAACAGGGCATCGGCAAGCTGAAGATGGCCCTGGAGCTGGAGGCATTCGACCTCGTGGACCCGCTGTGCCTGACCCTCCAGCACCTCGTGCGCGGCACGCCGATGCCGGACGAGGTGACCCGGGCGGTCACGGCAGCGGTGCCGGACCTGCTGTCCGACGGCCGCAGGATGGTGGTGCGCTCCTCCTCCAACGCCGAGGACCTGCCGGGCTTCTCCGCGGCGGGGATCTACGACTCGGTGACCACCGTGCGCGGGGCCGAACGGCTCATGGACGCCGTGCGGCACGTGTGGGCGTCCCTGCTGTCACCGCGCAGCGTGCGTCTGCGGCACCAGGCCGGCATCTCCCTGGACGACACCTACATGGGAGTGATCGTCCAGGAGTACGTGCCCGCTCGTCTCGGCGGTGTGCTGGTGACCTGCAATCCGACCCGCCGGGAGGACTTCCGCAACGTGTACCTCAACTGCACGCCCGGTTCGCCGGAGCGGGTGGTGGACGGCACCGTCCTGCCGCAGCAGTACCTGTACAACACCGTCGAGGGCGGCGGACGTACGGTGGACATCGGTTCCGCGGGCAAGGACCTGCCGTCGGAGACTCGCTCGGCGCTCGCCCGGCTGGCCTTCACCGGACGCCTCTTGCAGTCCCATTTCAGCGAGGACGACGCCGACGACGCGCTGGACATCGAGTGGCTGATGGCGGACCAAGGGGTCTTCCACCTGGTCCAGATCCGCCCCTACGCCCGGTGA
- a CDS encoding ATP-grasp domain-containing protein yields MTKVLYVHAKGGPPMGYALPRVAARSAVHLLALSDLPVDVAADPARLCASVVARGDADERDLVELIASRAREVGADAVITFSEYAVVAVAEASRLLGLRGAGPAAALARDKRLMRAAWEGRGIPQPRFTAVATERQLRAAATELPCPLLLKAAWSAGSTAHQIIEGPEDVRDAWERSRAVMTESARLGYAELHVGGAGEDFIVEEIVTGRAEEWFDGSGWGDYVSVEGVVVDGVFRPVCLSGRMPTVAPFTERAGITPAAVGTGAQARIVELARRAVEALGLENCGIHTEIKLGADGRMWVIETAARFGGAMTVPQIEEVFGLDMVAMFTDQLLGRPARWPSRALTPADAEGAAGSLVVLAVDGAGAPWPRRHLWDSASVIRSAPVGAGSTLSVVRESSLPDGTPVPVYDPAAGANTMAGMCLLSADRPQTVVRDLTALVDALPHILPADVTEGVRA; encoded by the coding sequence GTGACGAAGGTGCTGTACGTGCATGCCAAGGGCGGTCCCCCGATGGGGTACGCGCTGCCTCGGGTGGCCGCGAGGTCAGCCGTGCACCTGCTGGCACTCAGCGATCTGCCCGTCGACGTGGCGGCGGACCCGGCGCGGCTGTGCGCCTCGGTCGTCGCACGCGGCGACGCGGACGAACGCGACCTGGTCGAACTCATCGCGTCGCGTGCCCGCGAGGTCGGCGCGGACGCCGTCATCACCTTCTCGGAGTACGCGGTGGTCGCGGTCGCGGAAGCCTCCCGGCTGCTCGGGCTGCGGGGCGCCGGACCGGCCGCGGCGCTCGCCCGCGACAAGCGCCTGATGCGCGCGGCCTGGGAAGGCCGGGGCATACCCCAGCCCCGCTTCACTGCCGTCGCCACGGAACGGCAACTACGGGCCGCGGCCACCGAGTTGCCCTGTCCGCTGCTGCTGAAGGCGGCCTGGAGCGCCGGCTCGACCGCGCACCAGATCATCGAGGGGCCCGAGGACGTGCGGGACGCCTGGGAACGGTCGCGCGCGGTGATGACCGAGTCGGCGCGGCTCGGCTACGCGGAGCTCCATGTCGGCGGCGCCGGTGAGGACTTCATCGTCGAGGAGATCGTCACCGGCCGTGCCGAGGAGTGGTTCGACGGCTCGGGGTGGGGTGACTACGTCAGCGTCGAGGGCGTGGTCGTGGACGGTGTCTTCCGGCCGGTGTGTCTGAGCGGCCGGATGCCGACGGTGGCGCCGTTCACCGAACGGGCCGGTATCACCCCCGCAGCGGTCGGTACGGGGGCCCAGGCCCGGATCGTCGAGCTGGCCCGGCGGGCCGTGGAGGCGCTCGGGCTGGAGAACTGCGGCATCCACACGGAGATCAAGCTCGGGGCGGACGGCCGCATGTGGGTGATCGAGACGGCGGCGCGGTTCGGCGGCGCGATGACGGTGCCCCAGATCGAGGAGGTCTTCGGGCTCGACATGGTCGCCATGTTCACCGACCAGTTGCTCGGCCGGCCGGCCCGCTGGCCGTCACGGGCGCTCACGCCCGCGGACGCCGAGGGCGCGGCCGGGTCCCTCGTCGTCCTCGCCGTGGACGGCGCGGGCGCCCCATGGCCACGCCGGCATCTGTGGGACTCCGCGTCGGTGATCCGCTCCGCCCCGGTCGGCGCGGGCAGCACACTGTCCGTCGTCCGCGAGAGTTCCCTGCCGGACGGCACACCCGTGCCGGTCTACGATCCGGCCGCGGGCGCCAACACCATGGCGGGGATGTGCCTGCTGTCCGCCGACCGGCCGCAGACCGTCGTCCGCGACCTCACCGCCCTGGTGGACGCGCTGCCGCACATCCTGCCCGCGGACGTCACCGAGGGGGTGCGGGCATGA